One window of the Verrucomicrobiota bacterium genome contains the following:
- the queF gene encoding preQ(1) synthase — MGKKQSKPQSDTRNLTLLGGGPLQQLSSPEEAVLETFESPSKRDYEVTFSTQEFTSHCPVTGQPDFAEIIIRYTPDRRCIESKSLKQYLGAYRNQAVFAEGITNRILDDIVQAISPRRAKVIGDFFPRGGIGIRVEATYEGSKAKTGRR, encoded by the coding sequence ATGGGCAAAAAACAATCCAAACCGCAGTCGGACACCCGGAACCTGACCCTCCTGGGAGGCGGCCCCCTCCAGCAGCTTTCTTCACCGGAAGAGGCCGTTCTGGAAACCTTTGAAAGCCCTTCCAAGCGGGATTACGAGGTGACGTTCTCCACGCAGGAATTCACCTCCCATTGTCCCGTCACGGGCCAGCCGGATTTTGCCGAGATCATCATCCGCTACACTCCTGATCGGCGCTGTATCGAGAGCAAATCGCTCAAGCAGTACCTCGGCGCCTACCGCAACCAGGCGGTCTTTGCTGAAGGAATCACTAACAGGATCTTGGATGACATCGTCCAGGCGATCTCGCCACGTCGGGCCAAGGTGATCGGGGATTTCTTTCCGCGGGGCGGCATCGGCATCCGTGTCGAGGCGACCTACGAAGGCTCGAAAGCGAAGACAGGGCGCCGGTGA
- a CDS encoding 7-carboxy-7-deazaguanine synthase QueE, which produces MRISEIFHSIQGEGLLLGVPSVFVRTSGCNLRCRWCDTPYASWNPEGEEMSLEEILRQVRGYDCQHVVLTGGEPMVASGIRELAAALRAEGKHITIETAATIPPDVDGMGVVFDLGSLSPKLANSTPDAEVAGPWKERHEKTRLQPDVIRKWLEAGPCQLKFVVSQVEDLPEIEELLNEVGAVPGFTRDRVLLMPQGTDVETLRQKGPLLAEMCLEHGFRFAPRIHIELFGNTRGT; this is translated from the coding sequence ATGAGAATCTCGGAGATCTTCCACTCGATCCAGGGAGAGGGCTTACTGCTGGGTGTCCCCTCCGTCTTTGTGCGCACCTCCGGCTGCAATCTGCGCTGTCGCTGGTGTGATACCCCGTATGCCTCGTGGAATCCCGAGGGTGAGGAGATGAGCTTGGAGGAGATCCTTCGGCAGGTTCGAGGCTACGACTGCCAGCATGTCGTGCTCACTGGCGGGGAGCCGATGGTGGCATCCGGCATCCGGGAGTTGGCCGCAGCACTCCGCGCTGAGGGTAAGCACATCACAATTGAGACTGCGGCGACAATTCCTCCCGATGTCGACGGAATGGGAGTGGTATTTGATTTAGGCTCTTTGAGTCCCAAGCTTGCTAACTCCACTCCTGATGCGGAAGTCGCTGGTCCTTGGAAAGAGCGCCATGAGAAGACCAGACTCCAGCCGGATGTGATCCGCAAGTGGTTGGAGGCCGGTCCGTGCCAGCTGAAGTTCGTGGTTTCTCAAGTCGAGGATCTCCCAGAAATCGAGGAGTTGCTCAATGAGGTGGGCGCTGTTCCCGGATTCACTCGGGATCGTGTCCTGCTCATGCCTCAGGGAACCGATGTCGAGACCCTGCGTCAGAAAGGGCCATTGCTTGCCGAGATGTGTCTCGAACATGGATTCCGTTTTGCGCCGCGAATTCACATTGAGCTCTTCGGCAACACCCGTGGGACTTAG
- a CDS encoding phosphate acetyltransferase: MSFLQSVYAKLRRHPKRIVFPDGNDPRVIRAARMFNDQGLGVAVLIGKRDEIQQLAASHHVSLEKVAIVDPETSSEMPRFLKMAAVLERYNGMAEGDLRNLLITPNYFACMMLQHGLVDGLVGGVGSYSASLFRPLLQLIKPLPHAPVVSGAMIIEVPRHEFGDEGVLFFADCGVVPEPTVDQLASIGVQTGLLARQVFGTTPRIAFLSFSTHGSSSHASATKMSAAAALAKELAVRVGGAAGLDYPMEIDGELQGDTAIVPAVAQIKLPDSLVAGKANVLIFPDLNSGNIAAKLVQYLSGAKVYGQIVTGLSRPAAELSRGTLSEDIAAVAAIIGLQAIEYRKLYPLEVNGL; this comes from the coding sequence ATGTCGTTTCTCCAATCTGTTTACGCAAAACTTCGCCGTCATCCGAAGAGGATCGTCTTCCCGGACGGAAACGATCCCCGCGTTATTCGGGCGGCTCGAATGTTCAACGACCAGGGGCTTGGTGTGGCGGTGCTTATCGGCAAGCGCGACGAGATCCAGCAGTTAGCGGCCTCCCATCACGTCTCGCTGGAAAAGGTGGCCATCGTGGATCCGGAGACCTCCTCGGAGATGCCGCGTTTCTTGAAGATGGCGGCGGTGCTGGAACGTTACAATGGAATGGCCGAGGGGGATCTGCGCAATTTGCTGATCACCCCGAATTACTTTGCCTGCATGATGTTGCAGCATGGGCTGGTGGACGGCTTGGTGGGCGGGGTGGGATCGTACTCTGCTTCGCTCTTCCGCCCCCTGTTGCAGCTCATCAAGCCCCTGCCCCACGCGCCGGTTGTATCGGGCGCGATGATCATCGAGGTGCCGCGGCACGAGTTCGGCGATGAGGGGGTACTCTTCTTCGCCGACTGCGGCGTGGTGCCCGAGCCGACGGTGGATCAGCTCGCCTCGATCGGTGTGCAGACGGGCCTTCTGGCTAGGCAGGTTTTTGGAACGACTCCGCGCATCGCTTTCCTCAGCTTTTCCACACATGGCAGCTCGTCCCACGCCTCAGCGACCAAGATGTCAGCTGCCGCCGCGCTGGCCAAGGAGCTCGCGGTGCGCGTCGGAGGAGCCGCCGGGTTGGATTATCCGATGGAGATCGATGGAGAACTGCAGGGGGACACGGCGATCGTGCCCGCTGTCGCGCAGATCAAACTGCCCGACAGTCTGGTAGCCGGAAAAGCCAATGTCCTGATTTTCCCCGATCTGAACTCCGGCAACATCGCCGCCAAGCTGGTCCAATACCTCTCCGGTGCCAAGGTCTACGGCCAGATCGTGACCGGCCTCTCACGGCCTGCCGCGGAACTCTCGCGCGGAACTCTGAGCGAGGACATCGCCGCAGTTGCCGCGATCATCGGCCTGCAGGCCATTGAGTACCGTAAGCTCTATCCTCTGGAGGTTAACGGGCTATGA
- the kdsA gene encoding 3-deoxy-8-phosphooctulonate synthase, whose product MPSRKKTPAKTTKSPGKEISIGSVTLGGKEPLFILGPCVIEGEKPLLRSARIIKAICDDLGVQFIFKASYDKANRTSGSSYRGVGVLDGCRMLAEAGEAIGVPITTDIHTPEEAEIAADFIDLLQIPAFLCRQTDLIEAAARAAVSAGRAVNVKKGQFLAPWDLAPIAGKLKAAGCKHFCFTERGTTFGYNNLVADMRSLYWIREQGFPVIFDATHSVQRPGGGGGHTTGDGHLAPVLARAAMAAGVDGIFIETHENPAKAPSDGPNQISHAHLPAVLKSLIAIRRALV is encoded by the coding sequence ATGCCATCCCGGAAAAAGACTCCTGCCAAAACTACCAAATCCCCCGGAAAAGAGATCTCCATCGGTTCCGTGACCCTTGGTGGCAAGGAGCCGCTCTTCATTCTCGGTCCCTGCGTGATCGAGGGGGAGAAGCCGCTTCTGCGTTCAGCGCGGATAATCAAGGCGATCTGTGATGATCTCGGCGTGCAGTTCATCTTCAAGGCCTCCTATGACAAGGCTAACCGCACCTCCGGCTCTTCCTACCGCGGGGTCGGGGTTCTCGATGGCTGCCGGATGCTTGCTGAGGCTGGTGAGGCGATCGGGGTGCCTATAACCACCGACATCCATACTCCCGAGGAGGCGGAGATCGCGGCCGACTTCATCGATCTGCTTCAGATCCCCGCATTTCTCTGCCGTCAGACCGACTTGATCGAGGCGGCTGCAAGGGCGGCGGTCTCTGCTGGACGAGCCGTGAATGTGAAGAAAGGACAGTTCCTTGCCCCATGGGATCTAGCCCCGATCGCCGGCAAGCTGAAGGCGGCGGGATGCAAGCACTTCTGTTTCACCGAGCGCGGCACGACCTTCGGCTATAATAACCTGGTCGCCGACATGCGCTCTCTCTACTGGATCCGGGAGCAGGGCTTCCCCGTGATCTTCGACGCCACGCACTCCGTCCAGCGTCCGGGCGGCGGCGGCGGCCATACGACGGGTGACGGGCATTTGGCTCCCGTGCTGGCACGTGCCGCCATGGCCGCTGGGGTGGATGGGATCTTTATCGAGACCCATGAGAATCCCGCCAAGGCCCCTTCGGACGGGCCGAACCAGATTTCCCACGCGCATCTCCCGGCCGTTCTCAAATCCCTTATCGCGATCCGCCGTGCGCTTGTCTGA
- a CDS encoding VOC family protein, whose protein sequence is MITKLLHTRYRVQELEKTVSFYRDVLGLQEVRRSESGRGSKLVFLKAPGSTEEIEICEYNASGPVVVGPDLTHLAFEVTDLEAFAKEAAAKGYPLSDGPHHTSSGSIIAFIDAPEGYEVELIQHAR, encoded by the coding sequence ATGATCACCAAACTCCTCCACACCCGCTATCGCGTTCAGGAACTTGAGAAGACGGTTTCTTTTTACCGCGACGTCCTCGGGTTGCAGGAAGTCCGCCGGAGCGAGAGCGGACGCGGTTCTAAGCTGGTCTTTCTGAAAGCCCCCGGAAGCACCGAGGAAATCGAGATCTGCGAATATAACGCCAGCGGCCCCGTGGTGGTCGGGCCGGACCTCACCCATCTCGCCTTCGAGGTCACGGATCTGGAGGCCTTTGCCAAGGAGGCCGCAGCCAAGGGCTACCCGCTCAGTGACGGGCCCCATCACACCTCCTCAGGCTCGATCATCGCCTTCATCGACGCCCCTGAGGGTTACGAAGTGGAGCTGATCCAGCATGCCCGTTAG
- a CDS encoding D-alanyl-D-alanine carboxypeptidase, whose translation MSRRRFLPLLFILLSGCALDDAQQPQQSESRPASSQPVVVAPDAARSLWPADAPPIHAVSAILIDARTGRTLYQKNADELRQVASTQKLVTALIVAEQDPLDAPVRIAREDAAVEPTKVGIRAGESYPRRQLLSAMLVHSANDCAAALARSHAGSLGGFAGEMNGLAVRCGATCSHFVNPHGLPASQHSTARDMARIAFRAYRNPDLRDAMAMRSYCFRYASGRLCNLDPTNKLLLHDPYCNGMKTGFTESAGKCLITSYSKGGRDFILVQLGSRARYIFDDAQRMMQWAQVH comes from the coding sequence ATGTCACGACGCCGATTTTTGCCCCTGCTTTTCATTTTGCTTTCCGGATGTGCCCTGGATGATGCTCAACAACCCCAACAATCAGAGAGCAGGCCTGCTTCGAGCCAACCTGTTGTGGTCGCCCCTGATGCCGCCCGATCACTCTGGCCCGCGGATGCCCCGCCGATCCATGCCGTCTCGGCGATTCTCATCGATGCCCGGACCGGCCGGACGCTCTACCAGAAGAATGCCGATGAACTGCGTCAGGTCGCCAGCACTCAGAAGCTCGTGACGGCCCTGATTGTCGCCGAACAGGATCCGCTCGACGCACCGGTTCGCATCGCCCGAGAGGATGCGGCGGTAGAGCCGACAAAGGTCGGGATCCGGGCTGGTGAGAGCTATCCGCGCCGTCAGCTCCTGAGTGCCATGCTGGTCCATAGCGCGAACGATTGCGCCGCCGCGCTCGCCCGTTCTCATGCCGGAAGCCTTGGTGGCTTTGCCGGGGAGATGAATGGCTTGGCCGTCCGCTGCGGGGCCACTTGTTCCCATTTCGTGAATCCTCACGGACTGCCAGCCTCACAGCACTCGACGGCGCGAGATATGGCGCGCATCGCCTTCCGGGCCTATCGCAATCCGGACCTTCGCGATGCCATGGCGATGAGGTCCTACTGCTTCCGCTATGCTAGTGGCCGGCTCTGCAATCTCGACCCCACGAACAAGCTCCTTCTGCACGATCCCTACTGCAATGGGATGAAGACCGGGTTTACCGAATCAGCAGGCAAGTGTCTTATCACCAGTTATAGCAAGGGGGGGCGAGACTTCATTCTGGTCCAGCTCGGAAGTCGTGCTCGGTATATCTTCGACGATGCCCAGCGGATGATGCAATGGGCGCAAGTCCATTGA
- a CDS encoding DUF3592 domain-containing protein, which yields MPIISLFFAVFILAGGIMAGFGVRNIVHAYDSRSWPHTNGTVIYSEVERRSGSKRGSSYSPGIKYSYFIQGQQYEGDIVAFGMKSVSAGRGFAERFVKKYPKGKDIKVFYDPSVMSTSVLEPGLSKRSFILFAFGMSFMIFGICFATVAWLFK from the coding sequence ATGCCTATTATTTCCCTATTTTTTGCAGTTTTCATTCTTGCCGGTGGAATCATGGCAGGATTTGGAGTTCGCAATATTGTTCACGCCTACGACAGTAGAAGTTGGCCTCATACAAATGGGACTGTTATATACTCGGAAGTCGAGCGTCGCTCCGGCAGTAAACGTGGCTCATCCTATTCTCCCGGAATCAAATACTCATATTTTATCCAAGGACAACAATACGAGGGAGATATAGTTGCCTTTGGCATGAAGAGCGTTTCAGCAGGACGGGGATTTGCTGAGCGATTTGTAAAGAAGTATCCAAAAGGGAAAGATATCAAAGTATTCTACGATCCCTCAGTGATGTCCACATCGGTCCTGGAGCCCGGCTTATCGAAGCGTAGTTTTATTCTTTTTGCTTTTGGGATGTCTTTTATGATTTTCGGAATTTGCTTTGCGACAGTTGCTTGGCTTTTCAAATAA
- a CDS encoding phosphatase PAP2 family protein — protein sequence MNFPIPKNSLLKVSFYLLIAIVAIAGSFLLDDPVSKLVQASHHGHWKHKPVAELLSRYGDWPELMVLGGIGFLVAWRLRNVRWQRMILAAMIASTLAGMTINLSRLTTGRTRPRAVAEQGWYGPKNGEKWLIGEADFNSFPSGHTATAFGFAGVFLFAAPEWGLLAIVVASAVAISRILLGAHHPSDVITAATVALGIAWLVWEFLGRRGRVDFGDRG from the coding sequence ATGAATTTTCCGATTCCTAAAAATTCTCTGCTGAAGGTCTCATTCTACCTTCTGATCGCGATTGTGGCGATTGCAGGATCTTTCCTGCTGGATGATCCCGTCTCCAAATTGGTGCAGGCTTCCCATCACGGTCACTGGAAACACAAACCCGTAGCGGAGCTGCTGAGTCGCTACGGAGACTGGCCAGAGCTGATGGTGCTTGGAGGCATTGGTTTCCTAGTGGCCTGGCGTCTGCGCAATGTCCGTTGGCAGCGCATGATCCTCGCGGCAATGATTGCCTCCACGCTAGCGGGCATGACGATAAATCTCTCACGTCTGACCACCGGCAGAACCCGCCCCAGGGCTGTTGCGGAACAGGGATGGTATGGACCTAAAAACGGTGAGAAATGGCTGATCGGCGAAGCCGACTTCAACAGCTTCCCCTCGGGCCACACGGCTACCGCCTTCGGCTTCGCGGGAGTTTTCCTTTTTGCTGCCCCAGAGTGGGGCTTGCTAGCCATCGTTGTGGCATCTGCCGTTGCGATCTCCCGCATTCTGCTCGGCGCCCACCACCCATCGGATGTGATCACCGCCGCAACCGTGGCCTTGGGGATCGCCTGGCTGGTATGGGAATTCCTCGGCCGCCGGGGCCGGGTTGATTTTGGGGATAGGGGATAG
- the queC gene encoding 7-cyano-7-deazaguanine synthase QueC, which produces MKVVVLVSGGLDSITALHDALRAHEVVAALSFDYGAKHHARELPMAAWQCNLLGISHRIAPLGFVAGEFRSDLLSGGGTIPDGHYEEESMKSTVVPFRNGIMLAIAAGFAESRGAEGVVIAAHSGDHAIYPDCRESFMEPMARAIREGTYARIELLRPFIAKDKAGIVRQGAELGVDFSHTWSCYKGNEVHCGTCGTCVERREAFLLAGVPDPTIYASTEPLPPKPSHL; this is translated from the coding sequence GTGAAGGTCGTTGTCCTGGTGAGTGGCGGACTCGATTCCATCACGGCCCTGCATGATGCGCTTCGCGCTCACGAGGTGGTGGCCGCTCTCAGTTTTGACTACGGGGCGAAACATCACGCCCGTGAGCTCCCAATGGCTGCGTGGCAATGCAACCTGCTCGGCATTTCTCATCGCATCGCACCCCTCGGATTCGTCGCGGGGGAATTCCGGTCCGATCTCCTGAGTGGCGGCGGTACCATACCGGACGGTCACTACGAGGAGGAATCGATGAAGAGTACGGTTGTCCCTTTTCGCAACGGCATTATGCTCGCGATCGCCGCCGGATTTGCCGAGAGTCGGGGAGCGGAGGGGGTCGTCATTGCGGCCCATTCCGGGGACCATGCCATCTACCCTGATTGCCGGGAGTCGTTCATGGAGCCTATGGCACGGGCGATCCGCGAGGGAACCTATGCACGGATTGAGCTGCTCAGACCCTTCATTGCCAAGGACAAGGCGGGGATCGTACGGCAGGGAGCGGAACTCGGTGTCGACTTCTCCCATACCTGGTCCTGCTACAAGGGCAATGAGGTGCACTGCGGCACCTGTGGCACCTGCGTCGAACGACGCGAGGCTTTCCTGCTGGCCGGAGTTCCGGATCCGACAATTTATGCTTCCACGGAACCGCTTCCGCCAAAACCCTCGCATCTATGA
- a CDS encoding adenine phosphoribosyltransferase produces MQADDLRSAIRSIPDFPKPGILFRDISPVLESASLFHASIDLLAAECVDLAPTKVVGLDARGFIFGAALAYRIGAGFVPVRKKGKLPFRTISHAYDLEYGSAEFEIHCDSILPGEPVILVDDLLATGGTARAALHLLRQLGANVLRTLFVVELEGLGGRDQLAPMEVCSLVRFKE; encoded by the coding sequence ATGCAAGCCGACGATCTCCGAAGCGCGATCCGCTCGATCCCCGACTTTCCAAAGCCGGGCATTCTCTTTCGCGACATCTCACCCGTGCTCGAGAGCGCGTCGCTTTTTCACGCCTCAATCGATCTCCTTGCTGCAGAGTGCGTGGATCTTGCACCTACAAAGGTTGTCGGCCTCGATGCGCGGGGGTTCATCTTCGGTGCCGCCCTGGCCTACAGGATCGGCGCGGGATTCGTTCCCGTCCGTAAGAAGGGGAAGCTCCCCTTCCGCACCATCTCCCATGCCTACGATCTCGAATACGGTTCCGCCGAATTCGAGATCCACTGCGACAGCATCCTTCCCGGTGAACCCGTCATCCTCGTGGATGACCTGCTTGCCACCGGGGGAACGGCCCGTGCGGCGCTTCACCTGCTGCGGCAGCTCGGGGCGAATGTCCTGAGGACGCTTTTCGTCGTGGAGCTGGAGGGTCTTGGCGGCCGTGATCAACTCGCCCCGATGGAAGTTTGCTCCCTCGTTCGGTTCAAAGAGTAA
- a CDS encoding serine hydrolase has translation MQALRLILLMAMMVGVLRAESSIIVDNQTGRVLEGIAENRKLPTASLTKLALAMVTIDWSQIKKGNLDETAIVPEQAITSTGGINPLGLQAGDVLTLRDLLYCCLLASDNVAAVTLADHIGRNLPNPTGLDPAGNTVANMNALARQLGMRHTLFLNPHGLDTPEGQARPYSTAADLARLTRYGYSKSGLAFYVSQTSREIHIQRGATNLAFQIANTNKLLGTDHIDGVKTGRTSSAGDCIILTSEHTPDVVHQGDTILTTPRRIIVVLLGGTNREQEGLGLIQHGWALYNDWAVKGRPAKSSNCL, from the coding sequence ATGCAAGCGCTACGACTCATTCTTCTCATGGCCATGATGGTCGGCGTTCTCCGCGCTGAGAGCTCGATTATCGTCGACAATCAGACCGGTCGTGTACTCGAAGGTATCGCTGAGAACAGGAAGCTGCCCACCGCCAGCCTGACGAAACTGGCGCTTGCGATGGTGACCATCGACTGGTCCCAGATCAAGAAAGGGAACCTGGATGAAACTGCCATTGTTCCCGAGCAGGCCATCACTTCCACCGGCGGGATCAATCCTCTCGGTCTCCAGGCCGGAGATGTACTGACGCTCCGCGATCTACTCTATTGCTGTCTGCTGGCTTCCGACAACGTGGCGGCCGTCACGCTGGCCGATCATATCGGACGTAACCTGCCTAACCCCACCGGCCTTGATCCCGCGGGCAACACCGTGGCCAACATGAATGCCCTCGCCCGTCAGCTTGGGATGCGGCACACCCTCTTCCTTAATCCCCACGGTCTGGATACACCCGAGGGCCAAGCTCGTCCCTACTCCACCGCCGCTGATCTGGCCCGGCTCACCCGCTACGGCTATTCCAAATCGGGTCTCGCGTTCTATGTCTCCCAGACCTCACGCGAGATCCATATCCAGCGCGGCGCAACAAATCTCGCCTTTCAGATCGCCAACACCAACAAGCTCCTCGGCACCGACCACATCGACGGGGTGAAGACCGGCCGCACCTCGAGTGCCGGCGACTGCATCATCCTGACTTCCGAGCATACACCCGACGTGGTTCATCAGGGTGACACCATCCTGACGACTCCCCGCCGTATTATCGTCGTTCTGCTGGGTGGGACGAATCGCGAGCAGGAAGGGCTGGGCCTTATCCAGCACGGCTGGGCACTCTACAACGACTGGGCCGTTAAGGGCCGTCCGGCCAAGTCTTCCAACTGCCTCTAA
- the mpl gene encoding UDP-N-acetylmuramate:L-alanyl-gamma-D-glutamyl-meso-diaminopimelate ligase gives MTPATRRVHFLGICGTAMGAVAVGMKEQGWIVTGSDNQAYPPMSDFLAERGIDVSAGFRPENLPKEETLIVIGNAISRGNPEVEAVLNRKLNYVSLPEVLRSHFLRGRHNIVVTGTHGKTTTTSIAAWIMEYAGLNPSYLIGGLPANLGQGACLRDPSNSRHFVIEGDEYDTAFFDKRSKFLHYLPELVVVNNIEFDHADIFENLEAIKLSFRRLLNVVPSEGLVLINGDDQNCIDVSQKCQAPIVEVGFSENAGNRILHPWQKDGRSGFELFGEKFEIPMSGEFNIRNAAMAVSAAHFYGVPTKLIREALLAFQGIKRRQEVRGVVGGITIIDDFGHHPTAIRQTLEGLARQYAGSRLWALFEPRSNTTRRAIFQEEFPRAFAAAHGVVIGEVNRAAELESTERLDAERLVADLQQLGKPAFHEPSADRIIEKLRPQLQKGDVLVVLSNGAFDGLHVKLLTALV, from the coding sequence ATGACCCCCGCAACGCGCCGAGTCCACTTCCTCGGTATCTGCGGCACCGCAATGGGCGCAGTTGCCGTCGGCATGAAGGAACAAGGCTGGATCGTGACGGGCTCCGACAACCAGGCCTATCCGCCGATGAGCGACTTTCTGGCCGAGCGCGGGATCGATGTTTCTGCCGGATTCCGTCCGGAGAACCTTCCCAAGGAGGAGACGCTTATCGTTATCGGCAACGCCATCTCGCGTGGCAATCCCGAGGTCGAGGCAGTCCTCAACCGCAAGCTGAACTACGTCTCCCTGCCCGAAGTGCTCCGCTCCCATTTCCTCCGCGGTCGCCACAATATCGTCGTCACCGGCACCCACGGAAAGACCACTACGACATCGATCGCGGCCTGGATCATGGAATATGCGGGACTGAATCCCTCCTACCTGATCGGAGGCTTGCCCGCAAATCTTGGCCAAGGGGCCTGTCTCCGGGATCCTTCCAACTCCCGGCATTTCGTGATCGAGGGGGATGAATACGACACCGCCTTTTTCGACAAGCGCTCGAAGTTCCTCCACTACCTTCCGGAGTTGGTCGTGGTGAACAACATCGAGTTCGACCACGCCGACATCTTCGAGAATCTGGAGGCGATAAAACTGAGTTTCCGCAGGCTTCTCAACGTGGTCCCTTCGGAAGGCCTGGTCTTGATCAATGGCGATGATCAGAACTGCATCGATGTGTCGCAGAAGTGCCAGGCACCGATCGTCGAGGTCGGGTTTTCAGAAAACGCCGGGAACCGCATCCTGCATCCGTGGCAGAAGGATGGACGCAGTGGCTTTGAACTCTTCGGCGAGAAGTTCGAGATTCCCATGTCAGGGGAGTTCAATATCCGCAATGCCGCGATGGCTGTCTCTGCGGCACACTTCTACGGAGTTCCCACGAAGTTGATCCGTGAGGCCCTGCTCGCATTTCAGGGGATCAAGCGACGTCAGGAAGTGCGCGGCGTGGTCGGCGGCATTACCATCATCGATGACTTCGGCCATCATCCCACGGCCATTCGTCAGACCCTCGAGGGGCTTGCTCGCCAGTATGCAGGATCGCGCCTGTGGGCTCTCTTCGAGCCGCGCTCGAACACGACACGACGCGCCATCTTTCAGGAGGAGTTTCCCAGGGCTTTTGCCGCCGCGCATGGCGTGGTCATCGGCGAGGTGAACCGTGCGGCCGAATTGGAATCCACGGAGCGGCTTGATGCAGAGCGCCTGGTCGCCGATCTGCAGCAACTAGGGAAGCCCGCCTTCCATGAGCCTTCAGCTGACCGGATTATTGAGAAACTCCGTCCCCAGCTCCAGAAGGGGGATGTGCTTGTGGTCTTGAGCAACGGCGCCTTCGATGGCCTCCATGTCAAGCTACTGACGGCGCTGGTTTAA
- a CDS encoding 6-phosphofructokinase translates to MSSKRIGVLTSGGDCPGLNAVLRGVYSAATELGWEVLGFRDGFEGMLVEGGDTMVLNRENTAGIMQVGGTILGTTNKGHFTSKIAGGERSMIPEEVIAKASKTCRELDLSAIIAIGGDGSMSTALQLYRAGFPMIGVPKTIDNDLEATAMTFGFDSAVACVTDALDRLHTTAASHKRAIVVQVMGRHAGWIALWGGLAGAADVILIPEIPFSLEKVAEVVQKRDEAGFKSTMIVVAEGARTSHGQQFRKQSASGEWRLGGIGEMLAQEVEARSKKETRVCVLGHLQRGGDPTTLDRILGISFGVKAVQLAREERFGTMVSYQNYEVLDVPIAEAVHHLKKVSPDCQLVGTARALGISFGD, encoded by the coding sequence ATGTCTTCCAAGCGCATCGGCGTCCTCACCAGCGGGGGCGACTGTCCCGGCCTGAACGCGGTCCTGCGCGGAGTCTATTCCGCAGCCACGGAGTTGGGCTGGGAGGTTCTCGGTTTCCGTGACGGCTTCGAGGGGATGCTGGTCGAAGGGGGAGATACCATGGTGCTGAATCGCGAGAACACGGCCGGAATCATGCAGGTGGGAGGAACGATCCTCGGTACCACCAACAAGGGACATTTCACTTCCAAGATTGCCGGGGGCGAGCGGTCCATGATTCCCGAGGAGGTGATCGCCAAGGCTTCCAAGACCTGCCGCGAGCTGGATCTCTCGGCCATCATTGCCATCGGTGGGGACGGCTCGATGAGCACGGCCTTGCAGCTCTACCGTGCCGGCTTCCCCATGATCGGCGTGCCAAAAACGATCGACAACGATCTCGAGGCCACGGCGATGACCTTCGGCTTCGACTCCGCCGTGGCTTGCGTCACCGACGCGCTCGACCGACTTCACACCACGGCAGCTAGCCACAAGCGTGCCATCGTCGTCCAGGTGATGGGGCGCCATGCCGGATGGATCGCTCTCTGGGGAGGCCTCGCGGGAGCCGCCGACGTCATCCTGATCCCGGAGATCCCCTTCTCTCTGGAGAAAGTCGCCGAGGTGGTTCAGAAACGCGATGAAGCTGGATTCAAGAGTACCATGATCGTGGTGGCCGAAGGGGCGCGCACCTCGCATGGCCAGCAGTTTCGCAAGCAGTCCGCCAGCGGCGAATGGAGACTCGGCGGTATCGGGGAAATGCTTGCCCAGGAAGTCGAGGCGCGCAGTAAAAAGGAGACCCGCGTCTGCGTGCTCGGCCATCTGCAGCGTGGTGGCGACCCCACGACATTGGACCGTATCTTGGGCATTAGCTTTGGCGTGAAGGCTGTCCAGCTAGCCCGGGAGGAACGTTTCGGAACCATGGTGAGTTACCAGAATTACGAGGTGCTCGACGTGCCGATCGCTGAGGCGGTTCATCATCTCAAGAAGGTTTCTCCGGACTGCCAACTCGTGGGGACAGCCCGCGCCTTGGGAATCAGTTTCGGGGACTAG